A single region of the Streptomyces sp. NBC_00236 genome encodes:
- a CDS encoding response regulator transcription factor, translated as MTTTTSPQGRTELLRPDRTPVRVLVVDDEAPLAELLSMALRYEGWEVRSAGDGAGALRTAREFRPDAVILDVMLPDTDGLAVLGRLRRELSEVPVLFLTARDSVEDRIAGLTAGGDDYVTKPFSLEEVVARLRGLIRRSGTAAVRSESTLVVGDLTLDEDSHEVSRGGTNIHLTATEFELLRFLMRNPRRVLSKAQILDRVWNYDFGGQANVVELYISYLRKKIDAGRMPMIHTRRGAGYLIKPGE; from the coding sequence ATGACGACGACGACCTCGCCCCAGGGGCGTACCGAACTGCTCAGGCCGGACCGGACCCCCGTCCGGGTGCTGGTCGTGGACGACGAGGCTCCGCTGGCCGAGCTGCTCTCCATGGCGCTTCGCTACGAGGGCTGGGAGGTCCGCAGCGCGGGCGACGGTGCCGGCGCCCTGCGTACGGCCCGGGAGTTCCGGCCCGACGCGGTGATCCTCGACGTGATGCTCCCCGACACGGACGGGCTCGCCGTCCTCGGCCGGCTGCGCCGGGAGCTGTCCGAGGTGCCCGTGCTGTTCCTGACCGCGCGGGACTCCGTGGAGGACCGGATCGCCGGGCTCACGGCCGGCGGGGACGACTACGTCACCAAGCCGTTCAGCCTGGAGGAGGTCGTCGCCCGGCTGCGCGGCCTGATCCGGCGGTCCGGCACGGCGGCGGTACGCAGCGAGTCGACGCTCGTCGTCGGTGACCTGACACTGGACGAGGACAGCCACGAGGTCAGCCGGGGCGGCACGAACATCCACCTCACCGCGACCGAGTTCGAGCTGCTGCGCTTCCTGATGCGCAATCCGCGTCGGGTGCTGAGCAAGGCGCAGATCCTGGACCGGGTCTGGAACTACGACTTCGGCGGGCAGGCCAACGTCGTCGAGCTCTACATCTCGTACCTGCGCAAGAAGATCGACGCCGGACGGATGCCGATGATCCATACCCGGCGTGGTGCCGGGTATCTCATCAAGCCCGGTGAGTAG
- a CDS encoding HAMP domain-containing sensor histidine kinase, protein MLIAVVAAVIGTVTAIAFHTYMYGKLDGQLRDISIRAARMPGTPEPGGPEDKGPLGFIGMGGGQPLKTFGALTADGEVTDSAVATGGGFDASENTEPLTGAQTAALEAARIPANGKAHDVELPGLGGYRVQAAAPARDGTTVLVGIPTSEVSGALNTLILVEVCVTGAGLIAAGIAGAAMVGVALRPLRRVAATATRVAELPLHSGEVTLFERVPDAEADPRTEVGQVGAALNRMLEHVGSALDARQKSEMRVRQFVADASHELRTPLASIRGYAELTRRGRENTGPDTRHALGRIESEAQRMTGMVEDLLLLARLDAGRPLSDESTDLSPLVIDAVSDARVAGRPASPEGPGPTHHWRLDLPEVPATVRADPTRIQQVLVNLLANARTHTPPGTTVTTRVLAAAGNPWVTVEVRDNGPGIPPELLPHVFERFARGDASRSRHAGSTGLGLAIVQAVVVAHGGVVEVRSVPGDTVFAVHLPADAASPWPAEPHSQQDHRRTTRV, encoded by the coding sequence ATGCTGATCGCGGTCGTCGCGGCCGTGATCGGCACGGTCACCGCCATCGCGTTCCACACCTACATGTACGGCAAGCTGGACGGCCAGTTGCGCGACATCAGCATCCGGGCCGCCCGCATGCCGGGCACGCCCGAGCCCGGAGGGCCCGAGGACAAGGGGCCGCTCGGCTTCATCGGCATGGGCGGCGGCCAGCCCCTCAAGACGTTCGGCGCGCTCACCGCGGACGGAGAGGTCACCGACTCGGCGGTCGCCACAGGCGGCGGCTTCGACGCCTCGGAGAACACCGAACCGCTGACCGGCGCGCAGACGGCCGCGCTGGAGGCGGCCCGCATCCCCGCGAACGGCAAGGCGCACGACGTCGAACTGCCCGGACTGGGCGGCTACCGGGTGCAGGCCGCGGCCCCCGCGAGGGACGGCACGACCGTCCTGGTCGGCATCCCGACCTCGGAGGTGAGCGGCGCCCTCAACACCCTGATCCTCGTCGAGGTCTGTGTCACCGGGGCCGGACTGATCGCCGCCGGGATCGCCGGTGCCGCCATGGTCGGGGTCGCCCTGCGGCCGCTGCGCCGGGTGGCCGCCACCGCGACGCGCGTCGCCGAACTCCCGCTGCACAGCGGCGAGGTCACCCTCTTCGAAAGGGTCCCGGACGCCGAGGCGGACCCACGCACCGAGGTCGGTCAGGTCGGTGCGGCCCTCAACCGGATGCTGGAACACGTCGGTTCGGCCCTGGACGCGCGGCAGAAGAGCGAGATGCGGGTACGCCAGTTCGTCGCCGACGCCAGCCACGAGCTCCGCACGCCCCTCGCCTCGATCCGCGGGTACGCCGAACTCACCCGGCGCGGCCGGGAGAACACCGGCCCCGACACCCGTCACGCACTCGGACGGATCGAGTCCGAGGCGCAGCGCATGACGGGCATGGTGGAGGATCTGCTGCTGCTCGCCCGGCTGGACGCGGGCCGCCCGCTCAGTGACGAGAGCACCGATCTCTCTCCGCTCGTCATAGACGCGGTCAGCGACGCGCGGGTCGCGGGCAGACCCGCCTCGCCGGAGGGGCCGGGGCCCACGCACCACTGGCGGCTGGACCTTCCCGAGGTTCCGGCGACCGTACGGGCCGACCCGACCCGGATCCAGCAGGTCCTGGTCAACCTGCTGGCCAACGCCCGTACGCACACCCCGCCCGGGACCACGGTCACGACCCGGGTGCTCGCGGCGGCCGGGAACCCGTGGGTGACCGTGGAGGTCCGGGACAACGGGCCCGGCATCCCTCCGGAGCTGCTGCCGCACGTCTTCGAGCGGTTCGCGCGCGGGGACGCCTCGCGGTCCCGGCACGCCGGTTCGACGGGGCTCGGGCTCGCCATCGTGCAGGCCGTCGTCGTCGCGCACGGCGGCGTCGTCGAGGTGCGGTCGGTGCCGGGGGACACGGTGTTCGCCGTCCATCTGCCGGCGGACGCCGCCTCCCCCTGGCCGGCCGAACCCCACTCACAGCAGGACCACAGGCGCACCACACGGGTGTGA
- a CDS encoding bifunctional glycosyltransferase family 2/GtrA family protein, with product MRTDTPWSTLPARDHLLAGAGDTAGAPVLDVVVPVYNEEKDLEPCVLRLHDHLARTFPYAFRITVADNASTDRTPEVAQRLARTLPGVRAYRLEQKGRGRALRTVWSHSDAPVLAYMDVDLSTDLNALLPLVAPLISGHSDLAIGSRLARSSRVVRGTKREFISRAYNIILRSSLAARFSDAQCGFKAIRREVAQRLLPMVEDTGWFFDTELLVLAERAGLRIHEVPVDWVDDPDSTVHIVRTATEDLKGVWRVGRALAVGALPLDRLARPFGDDPRDRGIGGVPRGLARQLVGFCAVGALSTLVYLLLYSLFRQGVGPQIANGGALLVSAVANTAANRRLTFGVRGRGGAVRHQAQGLVVFAIGLVLTSGSLAALGAASGSPSHGTELAVLIAANLAATVLRFLLFRAWVFPDRDRSGDASRPVAAPASRPVAVPADCPVAAQASRPAVVPADDTHHELRNVR from the coding sequence ATGCGAACCGACACTCCTTGGAGCACCTTGCCGGCCCGGGACCACCTCCTGGCCGGCGCGGGCGATACGGCCGGTGCCCCCGTACTCGATGTGGTGGTCCCCGTCTACAACGAGGAGAAGGACCTGGAGCCGTGCGTGCTGCGGCTGCACGACCATCTGGCACGTACCTTCCCCTATGCCTTCCGGATCACCGTCGCGGACAACGCGAGCACCGACCGGACGCCCGAGGTGGCGCAGCGGCTGGCCCGCACACTGCCGGGGGTGCGCGCGTACCGGCTGGAGCAGAAGGGCCGGGGGCGGGCGCTGCGTACCGTCTGGTCGCACTCGGACGCCCCGGTCCTCGCCTACATGGACGTGGACCTGTCCACCGACCTCAACGCGCTGCTCCCGCTGGTCGCGCCGTTGATCTCCGGTCATTCGGACCTGGCCATCGGCTCGCGTCTCGCGCGCAGTTCGCGGGTGGTGCGGGGGACGAAGCGGGAGTTCATCTCGCGGGCCTACAACATCATCCTGAGGTCCTCGCTGGCCGCCCGGTTCAGCGACGCCCAGTGCGGGTTCAAGGCGATCCGGCGCGAGGTCGCGCAGCGGCTGCTGCCGATGGTCGAGGACACCGGCTGGTTCTTCGACACCGAGCTGCTGGTGCTGGCCGAGCGGGCGGGGCTGCGCATCCACGAGGTGCCGGTCGACTGGGTCGACGACCCGGACTCGACGGTCCACATCGTGCGGACCGCCACCGAGGACCTGAAAGGCGTGTGGCGGGTGGGGCGTGCGCTGGCCGTCGGCGCGCTGCCGCTTGACCGGCTGGCGCGGCCCTTCGGTGACGACCCGCGCGACCGCGGGATCGGCGGGGTGCCGCGCGGACTGGCCCGGCAGCTGGTCGGGTTCTGCGCGGTGGGCGCCCTCTCGACGCTCGTCTACCTGCTCCTGTACTCGCTCTTCCGGCAGGGCGTCGGACCGCAGATCGCCAACGGCGGCGCGCTGCTCGTGTCCGCCGTCGCCAACACCGCGGCGAACCGGAGGCTCACCTTCGGCGTACGCGGCCGGGGCGGAGCCGTCCGCCACCAGGCGCAGGGCCTGGTGGTCTTCGCCATCGGCCTGGTGCTGACCAGCGGTTCGCTCGCCGCGCTGGGCGCCGCCTCCGGCTCGCCCTCGCACGGCACGGAACTCGCCGTGCTGATCGCGGCCAACCTCGCGGCGACGGTGCTGCGGTTCCTGCTCTTCCGCGCCTGGGTCTTCCCGGACCGCGACCGGAGCGGTGACGCGTCCCGCCCGGTGGCCGCCCCGGCGTCCCGTCCGGTCGCGGTTCCGGCCGACTGCCCGGTGGCCGCGCAGGCATCCCGCCCTGCCGTGGTCCCGGCCGACGACACCCACCACGAACTGAGGAACGTCCGATGA
- a CDS encoding glycosyltransferase family 39 protein, translated as MTTLDHLPAPPQGAAGPARPGPALPHRVWRGRPEDPRWARPAFLAVLLVITLAYLWNLSSSGYANSFYSAAVQAGSRSWKAFFFGSLDSANAITVDKPPATLWPMALSVRIFGLHSWAILAPQVLMAAATAGVLYASVRRRFSAAAGLITMVVFALTPVAALMFRFNNPDALLALLMTVTVYCVLRAMENGRTTWLVWAGVAVGLAFLSKTLQAFLILPPLAVLYAVFAPVSVRRRFGQLGLSALAMTVAGGWWVAVVELWPASSRPYIGGSQNNSFLELTFGYNGLGRINGEETGSVGGGGGGAGGGGQWGETGIGRMFNSEIGGQISWLLPAALILLVAGVWLTWRAKRTDTARAAFLAWGSSLLMTAAVFSFMAGIFHQYYTVALAPYLAALIGMGATVLWEERSRWWAGAALAVTVGVTAYWSYVLLGRTPDYQSWLRPTVLVAGIIGALGLLLVSRLGRRLALAAVGLGFVASLAGPTAYTVSTLSTGHQGSIVTAGPSSGGMGGGPGGGGGGRGPGGGDGGGMQPPGQGTQQGNQQGGGMGQPPTGGGGQPPAGSRQGPGGPGTAQNGQQPGAMPGTGEGTRGGGGGGMGGLLNGATVDTAAKKLLAANADDFTWAAAAIGSQNAASYQLATGDPVMAIGGFNGSDPSPTLSQFKKYVEDGRIHYFVSSGTGGGGGMGGSSGTSSQISTWVEKSFKKVTAGSATFYDLTRPTSS; from the coding sequence ATGACCACGCTCGACCACCTCCCGGCGCCGCCCCAGGGCGCGGCGGGCCCCGCACGCCCCGGCCCCGCACTGCCGCACCGCGTGTGGCGCGGCCGGCCCGAGGACCCCCGCTGGGCGCGCCCGGCCTTCCTGGCCGTGCTGCTGGTCATCACGCTGGCCTACCTGTGGAACCTCAGCTCCTCCGGCTACGCCAACTCCTTCTACTCCGCTGCCGTGCAGGCCGGCAGCCGGAGCTGGAAGGCCTTCTTCTTCGGTTCGCTGGACTCGGCCAACGCCATCACCGTCGACAAGCCCCCGGCCACGCTCTGGCCGATGGCGCTGTCGGTGCGGATCTTCGGACTGCACTCCTGGGCGATCCTGGCCCCGCAGGTGCTGATGGCCGCGGCGACGGCCGGGGTGCTCTACGCCTCCGTACGCCGCCGGTTCAGCGCCGCGGCCGGGCTGATCACCATGGTGGTGTTCGCGCTCACGCCCGTCGCCGCGCTGATGTTCCGGTTCAACAACCCGGACGCGCTGCTCGCGCTGCTGATGACCGTCACCGTCTACTGCGTGCTGCGCGCGATGGAGAACGGCCGCACCACGTGGCTGGTGTGGGCGGGCGTCGCGGTCGGTCTGGCGTTCCTGTCCAAGACCCTCCAGGCGTTCCTGATCCTGCCGCCGCTGGCGGTGCTGTACGCGGTGTTCGCGCCGGTATCCGTACGCAGGAGGTTCGGCCAGCTCGGCCTCTCGGCCCTGGCGATGACCGTCGCGGGCGGCTGGTGGGTGGCCGTCGTGGAACTGTGGCCCGCCTCCTCGCGCCCGTACATCGGTGGCTCGCAGAACAACTCGTTCCTGGAGCTGACCTTCGGCTACAACGGGCTCGGCCGGATCAACGGCGAGGAGACCGGCAGCGTCGGCGGTGGCGGGGGCGGCGCCGGTGGCGGCGGTCAGTGGGGCGAGACCGGCATCGGCCGGATGTTCAACTCCGAGATCGGCGGCCAGATCTCCTGGCTGCTGCCCGCCGCGCTGATCCTGCTGGTCGCGGGTGTCTGGCTGACCTGGCGGGCGAAGAGGACGGACACGGCGCGGGCGGCGTTCCTCGCCTGGGGCAGCTCGCTGCTGATGACCGCGGCCGTGTTCAGCTTCATGGCCGGCATCTTCCACCAGTACTACACGGTGGCCCTGGCCCCCTACCTCGCGGCGCTGATCGGCATGGGCGCCACGGTCCTGTGGGAGGAGCGGTCCCGCTGGTGGGCGGGCGCCGCGCTCGCGGTCACCGTGGGCGTGACGGCGTACTGGTCGTACGTGCTGCTGGGGCGCACCCCGGACTACCAGTCGTGGCTGCGGCCGACGGTGCTCGTCGCCGGGATCATCGGCGCGCTGGGCCTGCTGCTCGTGTCCCGGCTGGGGCGCCGACTGGCCCTCGCCGCCGTGGGGCTGGGCTTCGTCGCCTCACTGGCCGGGCCCACCGCGTACACCGTGAGCACGCTGAGCACCGGGCACCAAGGCTCCATCGTCACAGCGGGCCCGTCCTCCGGCGGAATGGGCGGCGGCCCCGGCGGTGGCGGCGGTGGCCGTGGTCCCGGCGGCGGTGACGGTGGCGGAATGCAGCCGCCCGGGCAGGGCACCCAGCAGGGCAACCAGCAGGGGGGTGGGATGGGTCAGCCTCCGACCGGCGGGGGCGGGCAGCCTCCGGCCGGCAGCCGGCAGGGCCCGGGCGGCCCCGGCACCGCGCAGAACGGACAGCAGCCCGGCGCCATGCCCGGCACGGGCGAAGGCACCCGGGGCGGAGGCGGTGGCGGCATGGGCGGACTGCTCAACGGCGCGACCGTCGACACCGCGGCGAAGAAGCTCCTGGCGGCGAACGCGGACGACTTCACCTGGGCCGCGGCGGCCATCGGCTCGCAGAACGCCGCCAGTTACCAGCTCGCCACCGGCGACCCGGTGATGGCGATCGGAGGCTTCAACGGAAGCGACCCGTCCCCGACGCTCTCGCAGTTCAAGAAGTACGTCGAGGACGGCCGGATCCACTATTTCGTCTCCAGTGGCACGGGCGGCGGTGGCGGCATGGGCGGCAGCAGTGGCACCTCGTCGCAGATCTCCACCTGGGTCGAGAAGAGCTTCAAGAAGGTGACCGCCGGCAGCGCGACCTTCTACGACCTGACCCGGCCGACGAGCAGCTGA
- a CDS encoding endonuclease/exonuclease/phosphatase family protein, which translates to MSLRRRTVEVLLTAGLLGTALAPPAAAAGHGRGQLVPLRVATYNIHAGSGMDNVFDLDRQVAELRSLDADVIGLQEVDVHWGDRSQGRDLAAELAERLGMQVSFAPIYSFDPAVPGAPRREFGVAVLSRYRIVSAENHAITRLSTQDPNPVPALAPGFGEVVVRVKGVPVHVYATHLDYRGDPSVRIAQVADTRRIMAEDQESERRPVHQILLGDFNAAPAAPELAPLWETLTDAEPGGPTYPALNPVQRIDYVAVSKDTVRVRDAAVAETLASDHRPVVADLLLRR; encoded by the coding sequence ATGTCACTGCGTCGTCGTACGGTGGAAGTCCTGTTGACCGCAGGCCTGTTGGGGACGGCGCTCGCGCCTCCCGCGGCAGCCGCGGGGCACGGCCGGGGGCAGCTGGTGCCGCTGCGTGTGGCCACGTACAACATCCATGCGGGGTCCGGCATGGACAACGTCTTCGATCTCGACCGGCAGGTGGCGGAGCTCCGCTCGCTGGACGCGGATGTGATCGGGCTCCAGGAGGTCGACGTCCACTGGGGCGACCGCAGTCAGGGCCGGGACCTGGCGGCCGAGCTCGCCGAGCGGCTGGGCATGCAGGTGTCGTTCGCCCCGATCTACAGCTTCGACCCGGCGGTTCCGGGCGCCCCCAGACGCGAGTTCGGCGTCGCGGTGCTGTCCCGGTACCGGATCGTCAGCGCCGAGAACCACGCCATCACCCGGCTCTCCACCCAGGACCCGAACCCGGTCCCGGCGCTCGCGCCCGGCTTCGGCGAGGTCGTGGTGCGGGTGAAGGGCGTCCCCGTGCACGTGTACGCGACGCACCTCGACTACCGCGGCGACCCGTCCGTCCGGATCGCCCAGGTGGCCGACACCCGCCGGATCATGGCCGAGGACCAGGAGTCGGAGCGGCGGCCGGTGCACCAGATCCTGCTCGGCGACTTCAACGCGGCCCCGGCCGCACCCGAGCTGGCCCCGCTGTGGGAGACGCTCACCGACGCTGAGCCCGGCGGCCCCACCTACCCGGCGCTGAACCCGGTGCAGCGGATCGACTACGTGGCGGTCTCCAAGGACACCGTGCGGGTACGCGACGCGGCGGTGGCCGAGACACTCGCCTCGGACCACCGCCCCGTCGTCGCCGACCTGTTGCTGCGGCGCTGA
- a CDS encoding MFS transporter — protein sequence MTATSAESNRLSAPSHPQRWLILGVICLAQLTVLLDNTVLNVAIPSLTRELDASTADVQWMINAYSLVQSGLLLTAGSSADRYGRKKMLITGLALFGIGSLVAGLAQSSAQLIAARAGMGVGGALLMTTTLAVVVQIFDETERVKAIGIWSTVSSLGFAVGPLIGGVMLDHFWWGAIFLINIPVAVIGLVAVARLVPESKNPSGERPDLLGAVLSTIGMAAVVYAIISGPGDGWTSGQVLLTAFVGVAVLTGFVLWELHIPYPMLDMHFFRNQKFIGAVAGAILVAFGMGGSLFLLTQQLQFVLGYGPLEAGLRTAPLALSVVALNLTGLGARLVPKLGTPVTIASGMGLLAAGLGAIALLGGDGYAGTLLGLLVMGAGIALAMPAMANAIMSAIPPEKAGVGAGVNGTLAECGNGLGVAVLGAVLNSRFAALVPSAVGAASLPAALAAASGDAERQRITDAFSSGLETSMLVGAVAVLSGGLLAAVLLRRAERGESDRADRAGRQLGDAAAM from the coding sequence ATGACGGCGACCTCCGCCGAGTCGAACCGCCTCTCGGCGCCGAGCCATCCACAGCGCTGGCTGATCCTCGGCGTCATCTGCCTCGCCCAGCTCACCGTGCTGCTGGACAACACCGTCCTCAACGTCGCGATCCCCTCCCTCACCCGGGAGCTGGACGCCTCCACCGCCGATGTGCAGTGGATGATCAACGCCTACTCGCTCGTCCAGTCAGGGCTGCTGCTGACCGCGGGCAGCTCCGCCGACCGTTACGGCCGCAAGAAGATGCTGATCACCGGGCTCGCCCTGTTCGGTATCGGCTCGCTGGTGGCCGGCCTGGCCCAGTCGTCCGCGCAACTGATCGCCGCCCGGGCCGGCATGGGCGTCGGCGGGGCACTGCTGATGACCACGACCCTCGCCGTCGTCGTCCAGATCTTCGACGAGACCGAGCGCGTGAAGGCGATCGGCATCTGGTCGACCGTCAGCTCGCTCGGCTTCGCCGTGGGCCCCCTGATCGGCGGCGTCATGCTCGACCACTTCTGGTGGGGCGCGATCTTCCTGATCAACATCCCGGTCGCGGTGATCGGCCTGGTGGCCGTGGCGCGGCTGGTCCCGGAGTCGAAGAACCCGAGCGGCGAGCGCCCCGACCTTCTCGGTGCCGTGCTCTCCACCATCGGCATGGCCGCCGTCGTGTACGCGATCATCTCCGGCCCCGGAGACGGCTGGACGTCGGGCCAGGTGCTGCTGACCGCTTTCGTCGGGGTCGCCGTCCTCACCGGTTTCGTGCTGTGGGAGCTGCACATCCCGTACCCGATGCTGGACATGCACTTCTTCCGCAACCAGAAGTTCATCGGCGCGGTCGCGGGCGCGATCCTGGTCGCGTTCGGGATGGGCGGCTCGCTCTTCCTGCTCACCCAGCAGCTCCAGTTCGTGCTCGGCTACGGGCCGCTGGAGGCCGGACTGCGTACGGCTCCGCTGGCGCTGAGCGTCGTCGCGCTCAACCTCACGGGGCTCGGCGCACGGCTGGTGCCCAAGCTCGGCACGCCCGTCACCATCGCGTCCGGCATGGGGCTGCTCGCCGCTGGACTGGGGGCGATCGCGCTGCTGGGCGGGGACGGCTACGCGGGGACCCTGCTCGGCCTGCTCGTGATGGGCGCCGGCATCGCGCTCGCCATGCCCGCCATGGCCAACGCGATCATGAGCGCGATCCCGCCCGAGAAGGCCGGTGTCGGCGCCGGGGTCAACGGCACCCTCGCCGAGTGCGGCAACGGCCTCGGGGTCGCGGTGCTCGGCGCGGTCCTGAACTCCCGGTTCGCGGCGCTCGTCCCGTCGGCCGTCGGCGCGGCCTCGCTGCCCGCCGCCCTGGCCGCCGCGAGCGGTGACGCGGAGCGGCAGCGGATCACGGACGCGTTCTCCTCGGGCCTGGAGACCAGCATGCTGGTCGGGGCGGTGGCGGTGCTGTCCGGCGGGTTGCTGGCCGCGGTACTGCTGCGCCGCGCGGAGCGGGGAGAATCGGACCGGGCCGACCGGGCCGGCCGTCAGCTGGGTGACGCCGCCGCCATGTGA
- a CDS encoding TetR/AcrR family transcriptional regulator codes for MVSAADRTKDPARTSVWLNHRPPSRARKSDQPAGLDRDRITAATVRLLDAEGLAKFSMRRLAAELNVTAMSLYWYVDTKDDLLELALDSVYSEMRPPGEDAPWEDRLRALAGAYRELLVRHVWVSPLVGKFLNVGPHAMLMAYAIQDVIRASGLPLGRQTGALSAVFQFVYGFSTVEGQFAQRSAEAGLTQDEYFQQAMAAMQGQPQMGPIVENSQDLIAARGADTVHEMHERDFAFALDLLIAGIVAMREREVTPDARSDAPSGAPSGAPSGAGEDRARPRQ; via the coding sequence ATGGTGTCCGCGGCCGACCGTACGAAGGACCCTGCCCGGACCAGCGTGTGGCTGAACCACCGGCCACCGTCGCGCGCCCGGAAGTCCGACCAGCCCGCCGGGCTCGACCGCGACCGGATCACCGCGGCGACGGTCCGGCTGCTGGACGCCGAGGGCCTCGCGAAGTTCTCCATGCGCCGGCTCGCCGCCGAGCTGAACGTCACGGCGATGTCCCTCTACTGGTACGTCGACACCAAGGACGACCTCCTGGAGCTGGCCCTCGACTCGGTCTACAGCGAGATGCGCCCGCCCGGGGAGGACGCGCCCTGGGAGGACCGGCTGCGCGCGCTGGCGGGCGCGTACCGGGAACTGCTGGTCCGGCACGTGTGGGTCTCCCCGCTCGTCGGGAAGTTCCTCAACGTGGGTCCGCACGCGATGCTCATGGCGTACGCGATCCAGGACGTGATCCGCGCGAGCGGCCTCCCGCTGGGAAGGCAGACCGGTGCGCTCTCGGCGGTCTTCCAGTTCGTGTACGGATTCAGCACCGTCGAGGGCCAGTTCGCCCAGCGCAGTGCCGAGGCGGGGCTCACCCAGGACGAGTACTTCCAGCAGGCGATGGCGGCCATGCAGGGACAGCCGCAGATGGGTCCGATCGTGGAGAACTCGCAGGACCTCATCGCGGCCCGGGGCGCCGACACCGTGCACGAGATGCACGAGCGGGACTTCGCGTTCGCGCTCGACCTGCTGATCGCGGGCATCGTGGCCATGCGCGAGCGGGAGGTGACCCCGGACGCCCGATCGGACGCCCCTTCGGGCGCTCCTTCGGGCGCTCCTTCGGGCGCCGGAGAGGACCGCGCCCGCCCCCGTCAGTAG
- a CDS encoding NAD(P)-dependent oxidoreductase, whose product MPLPPPELLARARLLAGPEVGPAVVEALERTTGRTVERGCPAGGPYVYVGATLPEALRGDGLVWFHSVNAGTDALLGAGPWPDGALLTRTVGRMGERIAQYVLAWVLAECQSVPEFAAQHDRAEWRRIPSELAAGQSAVVHGTGRIGSAVAGLLRSCGIRTVGVVRSPREVPPGFDEVVAADEPVAARWVVAALPLTDATAGYFGAARFAAMGGATFLNVGRGATVDLAALEAALHTGSVGRAVLDVLPDEPAAPGDACWRLPRTVITSHSAGITADDDIVTDFAACLRELTAGRVPALTVDTGRGY is encoded by the coding sequence GTGCCGCTTCCGCCGCCCGAACTGCTCGCCCGGGCCCGGCTGCTGGCCGGGCCCGAGGTGGGCCCCGCTGTGGTGGAGGCCCTGGAGCGGACCACCGGGCGCACCGTCGAGCGCGGCTGCCCGGCCGGCGGCCCCTACGTGTACGTGGGGGCCACGCTGCCCGAGGCGCTGCGCGGGGACGGCCTGGTGTGGTTCCACAGCGTGAACGCCGGCACGGACGCCCTGCTGGGCGCCGGGCCGTGGCCGGACGGGGCCCTGCTCACCCGGACAGTGGGCCGGATGGGTGAACGGATCGCGCAGTACGTGCTGGCCTGGGTGCTGGCCGAGTGCCAGTCGGTCCCGGAGTTCGCCGCGCAGCACGACCGGGCCGAGTGGCGGCGTATCCCCTCGGAGCTCGCGGCCGGGCAGTCGGCCGTGGTGCACGGCACCGGCCGGATCGGGTCGGCCGTCGCCGGGCTGCTCCGGTCGTGCGGCATCCGGACGGTGGGCGTGGTCCGCTCCCCGCGCGAGGTCCCACCGGGCTTCGACGAGGTGGTCGCGGCGGACGAACCGGTGGCCGCCCGCTGGGTGGTGGCCGCTCTCCCGCTGACGGACGCGACGGCCGGGTACTTCGGGGCGGCCCGGTTCGCGGCGATGGGCGGTGCCACGTTCCTCAACGTGGGGCGGGGCGCGACCGTGGACCTGGCGGCGCTGGAGGCGGCCCTGCACACGGGCTCGGTGGGGCGCGCGGTGCTGGACGTGCTGCCCGACGAGCCGGCCGCACCCGGCGACGCCTGCTGGCGGCTGCCCCGTACGGTGATCACCTCGCACTCCGCGGGCATCACGGCGGACGACGACATCGTCACGGACTTCGCCGCCTGCCTGCGGGAACTGACGGCGGGACGGGTTCCGGCGCTCACCGTGGACACGGGGCGCGGCTACTGA
- a CDS encoding PPOX class F420-dependent oxidoreductase codes for MASNIATNTAVELDDLLEFVRPRHRAILLTTRSDGRPQGSPLTCGVDDAGRIVVSTYPERAKTRNAKRDERVSVIVLSDEWNGPWVQIDGSAEVIDSPDSVEPLVEYFRNISGEHPDWDEYRAAMVKQGKSIIRITPERWSPVATGGFPAHLAAGS; via the coding sequence ATGGCATCGAACATCGCGACCAACACCGCCGTGGAACTCGACGACTTGCTGGAGTTCGTACGGCCCCGGCACCGGGCGATCCTGCTGACCACCCGGTCCGACGGGCGCCCGCAGGGCTCCCCGCTCACCTGCGGCGTCGACGACGCGGGCCGGATCGTCGTCTCGACGTACCCCGAACGGGCCAAGACCCGCAACGCGAAGCGGGACGAGCGCGTGAGCGTGATCGTCCTGTCGGACGAGTGGAACGGGCCCTGGGTGCAGATCGACGGTTCGGCCGAGGTGATCGACTCACCTGATTCGGTCGAGCCGCTCGTCGAGTATTTCCGGAACATCTCGGGGGAACACCCCGACTGGGACGAGTACCGGGCGGCGATGGTGAAGCAGGGCAAGTCGATCATCAGGATCACCCCCGAGCGGTGGAGCCCCGTCGCCACCGGCGGCTTCCCCGCGCACCTGGCCGCGGGCAGCTGA